Proteins encoded in a region of the Strix uralensis isolate ZFMK-TIS-50842 chromosome Z, bStrUra1, whole genome shotgun sequence genome:
- the LOC141938046 gene encoding TBC1 domain family member 22B-like: protein MERRKLTLQHKWEECFSFIQQDYDSQNEKHHQDTYRQIHIDVPRTNPLIPLFQQPLVQEIFERILFIWAIRHPASGCVPGINDLVSPFFVVLLSEYVGK, encoded by the exons ATGGAGCGGCGAAAGCTGACCTTACAGCACAAGTGGGAGGAGTGCTTCAGCTTCATCCAGCAGGATTACGATTCCCAGAACGAGAAGCACCATCAAGACACCTACCGACAG ATCCACATCGACGTTCCAAGGACCAACCCACTCATCCCCCTCTTCCAGCAGCCGCTCGTCCAGGAG ATCTTTGAAAGAATCCTGTTTATCTGGGCCATTCGACACCCAGCCAGCGGCTGTGTGCCGGGAATCAATGATCTGGTCAGTCCGTTCTTTGTTGTGCTCCTCTCTGAGTATGTCGGTAAGTGA